One genomic window of Streptomyces sp. NBC_01498 includes the following:
- a CDS encoding PadR family transcriptional regulator, translating into MRSHGHEQDHGHGQCGPGHRGQGGFEGRRAAFGPFGPPFGGPFGGGGGRGRGGGRGRARRGDVRASILALLKDRPMHGYEMIQEIGERSGGAWRPSPGSVYPTLQLLEDEGLIASRSEGGKNLFTLTDTGRTEAESGPDAPWEEAGRGVDWETMNEIRQAGFGLMEAFGQVWKTGSADQRQKALGVINDTRKKLYLILADED; encoded by the coding sequence ATGCGTTCACATGGACACGAGCAGGATCACGGACATGGGCAGTGCGGGCCCGGACATCGAGGGCAGGGAGGATTCGAAGGGCGGCGTGCCGCGTTCGGGCCCTTCGGGCCGCCGTTCGGCGGGCCCTTCGGAGGCGGCGGCGGACGAGGTCGTGGCGGAGGCAGAGGCAGGGCGCGGCGCGGCGATGTGCGCGCGTCGATCCTGGCGCTGCTGAAGGACCGGCCGATGCACGGCTACGAGATGATCCAGGAGATCGGCGAGCGCAGCGGAGGCGCCTGGCGCCCCAGCCCCGGTTCGGTCTATCCGACCCTCCAGCTCCTGGAGGACGAGGGTCTCATCGCCAGCCGCAGCGAGGGCGGGAAGAATCTCTTCACGCTCACCGACACCGGCCGCACCGAGGCCGAGTCGGGACCCGACGCCCCCTGGGAAGAGGCCGGGCGCGGTGTCGACTGGGAGACGATGAACGAGATCCGGCAGGCCGGCTTCGGTCTGATGGAGGCGTTCGGGCAGGTCTGGAAGACCGGCTCCGCCGACCAGCGGCAGAAGGCCCTCGGGGTCATCAACGACACCCGCAAGAAGCTCTATCTGATCCTCGCCGACGAGGACTGA
- a CDS encoding pyridoxamine 5'-phosphate oxidase family protein translates to MPEPGPSPSYRRTDRNVPTRSADRASYDRDLVHGILDAAYLCHLGFVRDGAPVVMPTLYTRIGERLYVHGSTGSRPLRMARGQADPGLAVCLTVTHVDGLVLARSAFHHSINYRSVMVHGTAYPVTEQAERRTALDAIVDQAVPGRSADSRPANTKELAATAVLRLDLDEVSAKVRTGGPNDEPEDLSLPHWTGVVPVVRGYGAPIPADDLDPAVALPGYLSAL, encoded by the coding sequence ATGCCGGAGCCGGGCCCCTCCCCCTCGTACCGCCGCACCGACCGCAACGTCCCCACCCGGTCCGCCGACCGCGCCTCGTACGACCGCGATCTGGTGCACGGCATACTCGACGCGGCCTACCTCTGCCATCTCGGCTTCGTCCGCGACGGCGCGCCGGTCGTCATGCCCACCCTCTACACGCGCATCGGCGAACGGCTCTACGTCCACGGATCGACCGGCTCCCGGCCGCTGCGGATGGCACGCGGCCAGGCGGACCCGGGGCTCGCGGTCTGTCTGACGGTCACCCATGTCGACGGGCTGGTGCTGGCGCGGTCGGCCTTCCACCACTCGATCAACTACCGCTCGGTGATGGTGCACGGGACCGCGTACCCGGTGACCGAGCAGGCCGAGCGGCGTACCGCGCTCGACGCGATCGTCGACCAGGCCGTGCCGGGCCGCTCCGCCGACTCACGGCCGGCCAACACGAAGGAACTGGCGGCGACCGCCGTGCTGCGGCTCGATCTGGACGAGGTGTCCGCGAAGGTCCGCACCGGCGGGCCGAACGACGAGCCCGAGGATCTGTCGCTCCCGCACTGGACCGGGGTGGTGCCCGTCGTACGCGGCTACGGGGCGCCGATCCCGGCCGACGACCTGGACCCGGCGGTCGCGCTGCCCGGCTACCTCTCCGCGCTCTGA
- a CDS encoding glutamate--cysteine ligase: MGEKVESGRTGVSDRQEYRRKLQQCLSVLGRLLGEKRFDRPRNLMGLEIELNLAGTDGMPRMMNAEVLERIASRDFQTELGMFNLEVNIAPHRLGGRVLDQLAEELRTGLGYAHRKANEVDAGIVMIGILPTLSLDDVVSTNLSDADRYTLLNDRMVAARGEDFALDIDGVERLTCSFPSIAPEAACTSVQLHLQVTPDRFADVWNAAQCVAAVQIAIGANAPFLFGKELWRESRPPLFLQATDTRPPELQAQGVRPRTWFGERWIDSAYDLFEENLRYFPPLLPMRDDEDPLQVLNEGGTPRLAELVLHNGTVYRWNRPVYDVADGHPHLRVENRVLPAGPTVTDVVANAAFYYGLVRALAEEARPVWTRLPFATAERNFETACRDGIEARLQWPRGGRAGNGVSEVSAVRLIRDELLPLAAAGLDAWNVEPADRDFYLGVIEGRCERGVNGASWQVDTFHRAQEAGLRREAALAATTRRYAELMHQGEPVHTWPVGFPAPSRMPDLTG, encoded by the coding sequence ATCGGCAGGAATACCGCAGGAAGCTCCAGCAGTGCCTGTCGGTACTGGGGCGGCTCCTGGGGGAGAAGCGGTTCGACCGCCCCCGGAATCTGATGGGTCTGGAGATCGAGCTGAATCTCGCGGGCACCGACGGGATGCCTCGCATGATGAATGCGGAAGTTCTTGAGCGTATCGCGAGCCGTGATTTCCAGACGGAACTCGGTATGTTCAATCTGGAAGTGAACATCGCCCCGCACCGGCTCGGGGGACGCGTTCTCGACCAGCTCGCCGAGGAACTGCGCACCGGTCTCGGATATGCCCACCGCAAAGCGAATGAGGTCGACGCCGGGATCGTGATGATCGGCATTCTGCCGACCCTCTCCCTCGACGACGTGGTCTCGACGAACCTCTCCGACGCCGACCGCTACACCCTCCTCAACGACCGGATGGTGGCCGCGCGCGGCGAGGACTTCGCGCTCGACATCGACGGTGTCGAGCGTCTCACCTGCAGTTTTCCGTCGATCGCGCCCGAAGCGGCCTGCACGTCGGTCCAGCTCCACCTCCAGGTGACACCCGACCGCTTCGCCGACGTGTGGAACGCGGCGCAGTGCGTCGCCGCCGTCCAGATCGCCATCGGCGCCAACGCCCCTTTCCTGTTCGGGAAAGAGCTGTGGCGTGAATCCCGGCCGCCGCTCTTCCTCCAGGCGACCGACACCCGGCCGCCGGAACTCCAGGCCCAGGGCGTACGCCCCCGGACCTGGTTCGGCGAGCGCTGGATCGACTCCGCGTACGACCTCTTCGAGGAGAACCTGCGCTACTTCCCGCCGCTTCTGCCGATGCGTGACGACGAGGACCCGCTTCAGGTCCTGAACGAGGGCGGTACGCCGCGCCTGGCCGAACTGGTGCTCCACAACGGCACCGTCTACCGCTGGAACCGGCCCGTGTACGACGTCGCCGACGGACATCCCCACCTGCGGGTCGAGAACCGTGTCCTGCCGGCCGGGCCGACCGTCACCGACGTCGTCGCCAACGCCGCCTTCTACTACGGGCTCGTGCGCGCGCTCGCCGAGGAGGCCAGGCCCGTCTGGACCCGACTGCCGTTCGCCACCGCCGAGCGGAACTTCGAGACGGCGTGCCGCGACGGGATCGAGGCCCGGCTCCAGTGGCCGCGCGGCGGCCGGGCCGGCAACGGTGTCTCCGAGGTGTCCGCGGTCCGGCTCATCCGTGACGAACTGCTGCCGCTCGCCGCCGCCGGGCTCGACGCGTGGAACGTGGAGCCGGCCGACCGGGACTTCTACCTCGGCGTCATCGAGGGGCGCTGCGAGCGCGGCGTGAACGGGGCCTCGTGGCAGGTGGACACCTTCCACCGGGCCCAGGAGGCGGGGCTGCGCCGGGAGGCGGCGCTCGCCGCCACGACACGGCGCTACGCCGAGCTGATGCACCAGGGGGAGCCGGTGCACACCTGGCCGGTGGGCTTTCCCGCGCCGTCGAGGATGCCGGACCTGACGGGGTGA
- a CDS encoding Clp protease N-terminal domain-containing protein: MQTSTPWLPGQSDPAVVSAVSIRADIDAGLSAGLAAVVSGARRRAHRDGDRQTDTAHLLHSLLESDSEVRAAFDGGPQLARVLGYLVQRSIGYGLRWQGTVERSAAAPAARTPEVSGWSPSAVAVLEAAVERARRRGEPRAGGPDLLTALVSDPDCRAVEVLARAGVDARMFVGRAVDPPSGR, translated from the coding sequence GTGCAGACCTCCACCCCGTGGTTGCCCGGACAGTCCGACCCGGCCGTCGTCTCCGCCGTGTCGATACGCGCGGACATCGACGCCGGACTCTCCGCCGGTCTCGCGGCCGTCGTGTCCGGGGCCCGCAGGAGGGCGCACCGCGACGGTGACCGGCAGACCGACACCGCCCATCTCCTCCACTCGCTTCTCGAATCGGACTCCGAGGTGCGCGCGGCGTTCGACGGCGGGCCGCAGCTCGCGCGCGTCCTCGGCTATCTCGTCCAGCGGAGCATCGGCTACGGGCTGCGCTGGCAGGGCACGGTGGAGCGCTCGGCAGCGGCCCCCGCCGCACGGACGCCGGAGGTTTCCGGCTGGTCCCCGTCCGCCGTCGCCGTCCTGGAGGCCGCCGTCGAACGGGCCCGCCGGCGCGGCGAGCCGCGCGCGGGCGGGCCCGATCTGCTCACCGCGCTCGTCTCCGACCCCGACTGCCGCGCCGTCGAGGTGCTGGCGCGGGCCGGGGTGGACGCGCGTATGTTCGTCGGCCGTGCTGTCGACCCGCCCTCCGGAAGGTGA
- a CDS encoding substrate-binding domain-containing protein, whose translation MERHSLPDDETTRRTRSRRPRRRTVLIATALVLSLAAGTAVAARGGFLPFGNGCADPAVRVDLAVSPDIAPAVRAVADQARRDGVSSAGHCVDIRVDARANHEIADALANGTTAPEYAEYEVWLPDSDIWVERALDSGGGIALTPVGNAATTPVTLAALPPAATRLGWPGKTYTWGELASATGGGTGGAVRIGAADPARSAAGLLAFSSVVESLGKADPDSGAPIAATAKALAARASDSDGRVVDSLTPGGPDEGAPANEAVFLTEQAAFTHNSANGAGSALRLFYPTDSAPALDYPLNLVNEPELTPDERRAATRFMSLLNEDGARDVMAEHGFRTAYTAVDDGLVRLAGGRAPQPYALTKAQPPAAELVAQTLGVWTVTVQNSRLTVVVDASGAMAGAAPGPGGTTRMEATKASMVRALGALTPQDEIGLWDFGTGGAASFREVSGTAPLGERAKGVGATHREAITDAFSALTATGTGPAPASGMYDATLAAFKDAQASYVSGKSNAVVLLTAGPASGGSARTALVDELRRIADPRRPVPLIALALGPDADRAELHEIARITGGAGYAVDDPADLQAVMTEAIMSVARGTA comes from the coding sequence ATGGAACGTCACAGCTTGCCCGACGACGAAACGACGCGGCGCACCAGGTCCCGCCGTCCTCGCCGCCGCACGGTCCTGATCGCCACGGCCCTCGTGCTGAGCCTGGCCGCCGGGACCGCCGTCGCGGCGCGCGGCGGGTTCCTCCCCTTCGGGAACGGCTGCGCGGACCCGGCCGTAAGGGTCGACCTGGCGGTGTCGCCGGACATCGCCCCCGCCGTCCGGGCCGTCGCCGACCAGGCCCGGCGCGACGGTGTGTCCTCCGCCGGCCACTGCGTCGACATACGGGTCGACGCCCGTGCCAACCACGAGATCGCCGACGCGCTCGCCAACGGCACGACCGCCCCGGAGTACGCGGAGTACGAGGTCTGGCTGCCCGACTCCGACATCTGGGTGGAGCGCGCGCTGGACTCCGGCGGCGGCATCGCGCTGACCCCCGTGGGCAACGCGGCGACCACCCCCGTGACGCTGGCCGCGCTCCCGCCCGCCGCCACGCGGCTCGGCTGGCCCGGGAAGACGTACACCTGGGGCGAGTTGGCGTCGGCGACCGGCGGCGGCACCGGGGGCGCGGTACGGATCGGGGCGGCCGATCCGGCGCGCAGCGCCGCCGGACTGCTCGCGTTCAGCAGCGTCGTCGAGTCCCTGGGGAAGGCGGACCCGGACAGCGGCGCACCGATCGCCGCGACGGCCAAGGCGCTGGCGGCGCGCGCGTCCGACTCGGACGGCCGGGTGGTCGATTCACTGACGCCGGGCGGGCCGGACGAGGGCGCCCCGGCCAACGAAGCGGTCTTCCTCACCGAGCAGGCCGCGTTCACCCACAACAGCGCCAACGGCGCCGGCTCCGCTCTCCGCCTCTTCTACCCGACGGACTCGGCCCCGGCGCTCGACTACCCGCTGAACCTCGTCAACGAGCCGGAGCTGACCCCGGACGAGCGCCGCGCCGCGACGCGGTTCATGTCCCTCCTCAACGAGGACGGCGCGCGGGACGTGATGGCGGAGCACGGCTTCCGTACGGCGTACACCGCCGTGGACGACGGTCTGGTCCGGCTGGCCGGGGGCCGCGCACCGCAGCCGTACGCGCTGACGAAGGCGCAGCCGCCGGCCGCGGAGCTGGTCGCGCAGACGCTCGGCGTGTGGACGGTCACCGTGCAGAACTCCCGGCTGACCGTCGTGGTCGACGCCTCGGGCGCCATGGCGGGGGCCGCGCCGGGGCCGGGCGGCACGACGCGGATGGAGGCCACGAAGGCGTCGATGGTCCGGGCCCTGGGGGCGCTGACGCCGCAGGACGAGATCGGTCTGTGGGACTTCGGGACCGGGGGCGCCGCGAGCTTCCGCGAGGTGTCGGGGACCGCGCCGCTCGGCGAGCGCGCCAAGGGCGTCGGCGCCACCCACCGCGAGGCGATCACGGACGCCTTCTCGGCGCTGACCGCGACCGGGACGGGTCCGGCGCCGGCGAGCGGGATGTACGACGCCACACTGGCCGCGTTCAAGGACGCCCAGGCGTCGTACGTGAGCGGCAAGAGCAACGCGGTGGTCCTGCTCACCGCCGGGCCGGCCTCGGGCGGTTCGGCCCGTACGGCCCTGGTGGACGAGCTGCGCAGGATCGCCGACCCCAGACGCCCGGTCCCGCTGATCGCGCTGGCCCTCGGACCGGACGCGGACCGCGCCGAGCTGCACGAGATCGCGAGGATCACCGGCGGCGCGGGGTACGCCGTGGACGACCCGGCCGACCTCCAGGCGGTGATGACCGAGGCGATCATGTCGGTGGCCCGGGGCACGGCGTAA
- a CDS encoding EamA family transporter: MHASQKRSVGLGLALLSAVAFGGSGVAAKPLIEAGLDPLHVTWLRVAGAALVMLPLAWRHRDLVRRRPALLAGFGLFAVAGVQAFYFASLSRIPVGVALLVEYLAPALVLLWVRFVRRTPVGRAAAVGVVLAVGGLACVVEVWAGLSFDAIGLLLALCAAFCQVGYFVLSDQGGDRTGPDEAVDPLGVIAYGLLVGTLVLTLVARPWGMDWSLLAGSADLGGTRVAAPLLLGWIVLLATVLAYGTGVISVRRLSPQVAGVVACLEAVVATVLAWVLLDEHLSAPQVLGGFVVLVGAFVAQTSTPAARAVGPGGTELPAADPDAPHVTDAVAEGGPPAGRAVTETDPGRQSAER; encoded by the coding sequence ATGCACGCGTCTCAGAAGAGAAGCGTCGGCCTGGGACTCGCGCTCCTGTCGGCCGTCGCGTTCGGTGGATCAGGTGTCGCGGCCAAGCCGCTGATCGAGGCGGGGCTCGACCCGCTCCATGTGACCTGGCTGCGGGTCGCGGGGGCCGCGCTCGTGATGCTGCCGCTCGCGTGGCGCCATCGCGATCTGGTCCGTCGCAGGCCCGCCCTGCTGGCGGGCTTCGGACTCTTCGCGGTGGCGGGGGTGCAGGCGTTCTACTTCGCCTCGCTCTCCCGCATACCCGTCGGCGTCGCGCTGCTGGTCGAGTACCTGGCACCCGCGCTCGTCCTGCTCTGGGTGCGCTTCGTCCGCCGTACGCCCGTCGGCCGCGCCGCCGCCGTCGGTGTCGTGCTGGCCGTGGGCGGACTCGCCTGCGTGGTCGAGGTGTGGGCCGGGCTCTCCTTCGACGCGATCGGGCTGCTGCTGGCGCTCTGCGCGGCCTTCTGCCAGGTCGGCTACTTCGTCCTCTCCGACCAGGGCGGCGACCGCACGGGACCGGACGAGGCCGTCGACCCGCTGGGGGTGATCGCGTACGGCCTGCTCGTCGGCACCCTCGTGCTGACCCTGGTCGCCCGCCCCTGGGGCATGGACTGGTCGCTGCTGGCCGGCAGCGCCGACCTCGGTGGGACGCGGGTCGCGGCGCCGCTGCTGCTCGGATGGATCGTGCTGCTGGCGACCGTGCTCGCGTACGGCACCGGTGTGATCAGCGTACGGAGGCTGTCGCCGCAGGTGGCGGGGGTCGTCGCCTGTCTGGAGGCGGTCGTCGCGACCGTACTGGCGTGGGTCCTGCTGGACGAGCACCTGTCGGCGCCGCAGGTTCTGGGTGGTTTCGTGGTGCTCGTCGGCGCGTTCGTCGCCCAGACGTCGACCCCCGCGGCGCGGGCCGTCGGGCCGGGCGGGACGGAGCTGCCGGCCGCCGACCCGGACGCCCCGCATGTCACGGACGCCGTCGCGGAGGGCGGACCGCCCGCCGGGCGGGCGGTCACCGAGACGGACCCCGGCCGTCAGAGCGCGGAGAGGTAG
- a CDS encoding CPBP family intramembrane glutamic endopeptidase: protein MLRSEVLIVLALSLGASAVSALISFVGSVTRPGGLSDQAATLNGSQAPGRPWLDLAWQLFGIASSLVPVVLVAHLLLREGSGLRDLGFDRRRPWFDLGRGALLAAGIGSAGLAFYIGTRAAGFNLTVVPESLPEAWWKFPVLILSAVQNSVLEEVIVVGYLLRRLGQLGWTPMAALVASSVLRGSYHLYQGIGGFVGNMVMGVVFVLAYRRWGRIGPLVAAHALLDIVAFVGYALLAGHVDWLPTP from the coding sequence ATGCTGCGGTCCGAGGTACTGATCGTCCTGGCGCTCTCGCTCGGCGCGAGCGCGGTGTCGGCGCTGATCAGCTTTGTCGGGTCGGTCACCAGACCCGGCGGACTGAGCGATCAGGCGGCCACGCTCAACGGTTCGCAGGCGCCGGGGCGTCCCTGGCTGGATCTCGCCTGGCAACTCTTCGGTATCGCAAGCTCGTTGGTGCCCGTGGTACTGGTGGCGCACCTGCTGCTCAGGGAGGGCAGCGGACTGCGGGATCTGGGGTTCGACCGGCGTCGCCCATGGTTCGATCTCGGCCGTGGCGCGCTGCTCGCCGCCGGTATCGGCAGCGCCGGACTCGCCTTCTACATCGGCACACGCGCCGCCGGGTTCAACCTGACCGTGGTGCCGGAATCACTGCCGGAGGCGTGGTGGAAGTTCCCGGTGCTGATCCTGTCCGCCGTGCAGAACTCGGTACTCGAAGAGGTCATCGTCGTCGGATATCTGCTGCGCAGACTCGGGCAGTTGGGATGGACACCGATGGCCGCGCTGGTGGCCAGTTCGGTGCTGCGCGGGTCGTACCACCTGTACCAGGGCATCGGCGGCTTCGTCGGGAACATGGTCATGGGTGTGGTGTTCGTGCTGGCCTACCGGCGCTGGGGGCGGATCGGGCCGCTGGTGGCCGCGCACGCGCTGCTCGACATCGTGGCGTTCGTCGGATACGCCCTGCTCGCCGGGCACGTGGACTGGCTGCCGACGCCGTAG